The proteins below come from a single Triticum aestivum cultivar Chinese Spring chromosome 5D, IWGSC CS RefSeq v2.1, whole genome shotgun sequence genomic window:
- the LOC123125270 gene encoding probable E3 ubiquitin-protein ligase ATL44 produces the protein MQRPCGGCWATRRLLTAPPPTAVSPDQSMDAQQAHLARVLSITTTVLFVASVSYIALSTLYACLRAARQEEPGGADADGPAPPREATKRALEAIPVRVVVLLDHPRDGGCPEAVVADEGVGADADACAVCLAEYAAGDEVRVLPACRHGFHRECVDRWLLTRAPTCPVCRAPVAAHLDGADAKEENSPTSTRHAGYFGDFAAWSIGLPAPI, from the coding sequence ATGCAAAGACCTTGCGGCGGGTGCTGGGCCACTCGCCGCCTCCTGACCGCGCCCCCGCCGACGGCGGTGTCGCCTGACCAGTCCATGGACGCGCAGCAGGCGCACCTGGCGAGGGTGCTCAGCATcaccaccaccgtgctcttcgtCGCCAGCGTCTCCTACATCGCCCTCAGCACGCTCTACGCCTGCCTCCGCGCCGCCCGCCAGGAAGAGCCCGGCGGGGCCGACGCCGACggcccggcgccgccgcgggaGGCGACCAAGCGCGCGCTCGAGGCGATCCCCGTGCGGGTGGTCGTCCTGCTGGACCATCCGCGCGACGGCGGCTGCCCCGAGGCGGTCGTGGCGGACGAGGGTGTGGGCGCGGACGCCGACGCCTGCGCCGTGTGCCTGGCGGAGTACGCGGCCGGGGACGAGGTGCGCGTGCTCCCGGCGTGCCGCCACGGCTTCCACCGGGAGTGCGTCGACCGCTGGCTGCTCACGCGCGCGCCCACCTGCCCCGTCTGCCGCGCCCCGGTCGCCGCGCACCTCGACGGCGCCGACGCCAAGGAGGAGAACTCCCCGACCTCGACCAGGCACGCCGGTTACTTTGGTGATTTCGCCGCCTGGTCCATTGGGCTCCCGGCGCCGATATGA
- the LOC123125271 gene encoding uncharacterized protein codes for MDGTTPHHLLPPSEAKKEIRDDVPLVCAWALINAFSIVCGAASGYIAAYIHVSCSQSSFILPCIQLTDAAKARLIALFIGMLCCAASQAAAAAPALLLPRRRRWARRALAYLALAVTILFHCMYASLVWILLAADPGHMSGRIYYTVIICFMVVCDLLSCVALLLEVMGRRKQCVA; via the exons ATGGACGGCACGACGCCTCATCATCTGCTGCCTCCGAGCGAGGCCAAAAAGGAGATCCGGGATGACGTCCCACTGGTCTGCGCATGGGCTCTCATCAACGCCTTCAGCATCGTCTGCGGCGCAGCAAGCGGATACATAGCCGCCTACATCCATGTCTCGTGCAGCCAG TCCTCCTTCATTCTGCCGTGCATCCAGCTGACGGACGCGGCGAAAGCCAGGCTAATCGCGCTCTTCATCGGGATGTTGTGCTGCGCCGCATCCCAGGCGGCCGCGGCCGCGCCGGCGCTGCTGCTCCCACGCCGCCGTCGCTGGGCCCGCCGTGCCCTCGCCTACCTCGCGCTCGCGGTCACCATCCTCTTCCATTGCATGTACGCCAGTTTAGTCTGgatcctcctcgccgccgacccagGACACATGTCCGGCAGGATCTACTACACCGTGATCATCTGCTTCATGGTGGTGTGCGACCTCCTGAGCTGCGTGGCCCTCCTCCTGGAGGTGATGGGGCGGCGCAAGCAGTGCGTAGCCTAG